One Miscanthus floridulus cultivar M001 chromosome 11, ASM1932011v1, whole genome shotgun sequence DNA window includes the following coding sequences:
- the LOC136491205 gene encoding squamosa promoter-binding-like protein 7: MEGNGGVGGGSRSAAPPWDLAMHWAPSAGSSYPQQPLALRPGGVPSQLQLLHQQPPPQHELTCLKLGKRPACCWAGAAGNQVVAQAGAGLPQVHASNGSVAAGGGASGTAAEDKRKEKAAAVPRCQVEGCHVALADAKDYHRRHKVCEAHSKAPRVVVLGAEQRFCQQCSRFHAISEFDDAKRSCRRRLAGHNERRRKSNSSEAMARGVAHPHGVTAFGHGFLQPPCGGLPGSPAGALSLLSSARGGAASGAPWLVTTPDISARSSAALDDLIAENRASLLAWQYFSDRSSSAPGRHFASSSTVGCALPPADHQAAASWRPRPHGGVGGGRYHSAPPGAWHTTLDLMQTASPGAVPATGAPFRPVPERAGMRPRGKTNDGDASGCSLDAWAPAGGARVL; encoded by the exons ATGGAAGGAAACGGTGGCGTGGGCGGCGGTAGCCGAAGCGCGGCACCGCCCTGGGATCTCGCCATGCACTGGGCTCCCTCCGCCGGCTCGTCGTACCCGCAGCAGCCCTTGGCGCTGCGCCCAGGCGGCGTGCCCAGCCAGCTCCAGCTGCTGcaccagcagccgccgccgcagcacgAGCTGACCTGCCTCAAGCTGGGGAAGCGGCCCGCCTGCTGCTGGGCCGGGGCGGCGGGCAACCAAGTGGTGGCGcaggctggcgcgggcctgccgCAGGTCCACGCCAGCAATGGCAGCGTCGCCGCTGGTGGTGGCGCGAGCGGGACAGCTGCTGAGGATAAGAGGAAGGAGAAGGCGGCGGCCGTGCCGAGGTGCCAGGTGGAGGGGTGCCACGTGGCGCTGGCGGACGCCAAGGACTACCACCGGCGGCACAAGGTGTGCGAGGCGCACTCCAAGGCGCCCCGGGTCGTCGTGCTCGGCGCCGAGCAGCGCTTCTGCCAGCAGTGCAGCCG GTTCCACGCGATCTCGGAGTTCGACGACGCGAAGCGGAGCTGCCGGCGGCGGCTGGCCGGGCACAACGAGCGGCGGCGGAAGAGCAACTCCAGCGAGGCCATGGCCAGAGGCGTCGCGCACCCACACG GAGTGACGGCTTTCGGCCACGGCTTCCTGCAGCCACCGTGCGGCGGCCTCCCGGGGTCCCCGGCTGGTGCTCTCTCTCTTCTGTCATCGGCCAgaggcggcgcggcgagcggcgcCCCCTGGCTGGTCACGACGCCGGACATCTCCGCGCGCTCCAGCGCGGCGCTCGATGACCTTATCGCCGAGAACCGCGCCTCACTCCTCGCGTGGCAGTACTTCTCGGACCGCTCGTCGTCGGCGCCCGGCCGGCATTTCGCCTCTTCGTCGACGGTGGGCTGCGCCCTCCCGCCGGCCGATCATCAGGCAGCAGCCAGCTGGCGCCCGCGCCCCCACGGTGGCGTTGGCGGTGGCCGGTACCACTCGGCGCCGCCCGGTGCGTGGCACACGACGCTGGACCTTATGCAGACAGCAAGCCCCGGCGCCGTTCCCGCCACCGGCGCACCGTTCCGGCCAGTGCCGGAGAGGGCGGGCATGAGGCCTCGCGGTAAGACCAATGATGGCGACGCGTCAGGGTGTAGCTTGGATGCGTGGGCGCCCGCGGGTGGAGCTCGTGTGCTGTGA
- the LOC136491203 gene encoding O-fucosyltransferase 29-like, translated as MGRKPDAVAKSYHSGGGGAGAGASSPRAARKAPPSPVFLGTALFVLGFVSLFTGHVVTDADWARIRSRWRSKQHRNYEPIDIWESKYSSMYYGCSGRSADFRSAVPENRSTGYLLIATSGGLNQQRIGITDAVVVAWILNATLVVPELDHHSFWKDDSDFSDIFDVEWFISYLSKDVTIVKRIPYEVMLSMDKLPWTMRAPRKSMPEFYIDEVLPILMRRRALQLTKFDYRLTSDLDEDLQKLRCRVNFHALKFTSSIHAMGQKLVQKLRLMNTRYVAVHLRFEPDMLAFSGCYYGGGEKERKELGEIRKRWDTLPELSAEDERSRGKCPLTPHEVGLMLGALGFGNDTLLYVASGEIYGGDETLQPLRELFANFYTKEKLAGDDLNPFLPFSSRLAAIDFIVCDESDVFVTNNNGNMAKVLAGRRRYMGHKRTIRPNAKKLNVLFQTRNQLGWDTFSRRVQKVQRGLMGEPDDIRPKQDDFHEFPSSCICLRKPGNISVTT; from the exons ATGGGGAGGAAGCCTGACGCGGTAGCCAAATCGTACCactccggtggcggcggcgccggcgccggcgcctcctCGCCGAGGGCAGCGAGGAAGGCGCCGCCTTCTCCGGTGTTCCTGGGAACTGCGCTGTTCGTTCTAGGGTTCGTGTCCCTCTTTACGGGACACGTGGTCACTGACGCTGACTGGGCGCGGATCCGGAGTCGATGGCGATCCAAGCAG CATAGAAACTACGAACCTATTGATATTTGGGAATCCAAGTATTCCAGCATGTACTATGGATGCAGTGGGAGAAGCGCAGATTTCAGAT CTGCTGTGCCAGAGAACAGAtcaactggttacttgttgattgCTACTAGCGGGGGCCTGAATCAGCAGCGCATAGGG ATAACAGATGCTGTTGTAGTTGCCTGGATTTTGAATGCCACACTTGTTGTACCTGAGTTAGACCACCACTCATTCTGGAAGGACGATAG TGACTTCTCCGACATTTTTGACGTGGAGTGGTTCATTTCCTACCTATCAAAGGATGTAACTATTGTCAAAAGGATCCCTTATGAAGTAATGTTGTCAATGGATAAACTACCATGGACCATGCGTGCACCTAGGAAATCAATGCCTGAGTTTTACATTGATGAAGTTTTGCCAATACTCATGCGAAGGCGA GCTTTGCAATTAACAAAGTTTGATTATAGGCTCACTAGCGATCTTGATGAAGATTTGCAAAAGTTGCGTTGCCGAGTAAATTTTCATGCTTTAAAATTTACGAGTTCTATACACGCCATGGGTCAGAAACTTGTTCAAAAGCTGAGACTCATGAACACACGATATGTTGCCGTTCATTTGAG GTTTGAACCTGACATGCTTGCATTTTCTGGCTGTTACTACGGTGGCggtgaaaaagaaagaaaggaatTGGGTGAAATTAGGAAACGATGGGATACATTACCT GAGTTGAGTGCTGAAGATGAACGCAGCAGGGGGAAATGCCCACTTACTCCTCATGAAGTTGGGTTAATGCTCGGAGCTCTTGGTTTTGGCAACGATACACTTCTATATGTTGCTTCTGGAGAAATATATGGCGGAGATGAAACTCTCCAACCTCTTAGGGAACTCTTCGCAAATTTCTACACTAAGGAGAAGCTTGCTGGGGATGATTTGAATCCCTTCCTTCCTTTTTCTTCACGGCTGGCTGCAATTGACTTCATTGTTTGTGATGAGAGTGATGTCTTTGTTACAAATAATAATGGGAACATGGCCAAAGTTTTAGCTGGCCGGAG GCGATACATGGGCCACAAGAGAACTATTCGCCCAAATGCAAAGAAACTCAATGTACTATTTCAGACACGGAATCAGTTGGGCTGGGATACCTTTTCACGGAGGGTACAGAAAGTTCAGAGGGGTCTTATGGGTGAGCCGGATGATATCAGACCAAAACAGGATGACTTCCATGAATTTCCATCATCTTGCATCTGCTTAAGAAAACCTGGGAATATATCGGTTACAACATGA
- the LOC136491206 gene encoding malate dehydrogenase, cytoplasmic-like, which translates to MLPNSLLQRLASWCPWLLRLTDEPKQPVKVLVTGAAGQIGYAIVAMIARGLMLGPDQPVVLHMLDIPKSAETLNGVRMELIDAALPLLRGVVATSDEAEAFRGVNFAVLIGGWPRKEGMQRKDLIAKNVPIYQSQASALQQHAAPDCKVLVVANPANTNALVLKEFAPAVPAKNITCLTRLDHNRALGQISEKLGVHVGDVRNAIVWGNHSSTQFPDASHATARTQHGEMPVVELIADEKWLKEEFVSVVQQRGEAVIKARKQSSSLSAASAACDHMRDWILGTPKGTWVSMGVYSDGSYGVPEGIFYSFPVTCDKGEWSIVQGLEVDDFARSKMELSANELDEERSMAYEFVSSEIDQ; encoded by the exons ATGTTGCCAAATTCTCTCCTCCAGAGGCTGGCAAGTTGGTGCCCGTGGTTGCTGAGACTGACAGATGAGCCGAAGCAACCTGTCAAGGTTCTCGTCACCGGCGCTGCGG GGCAGATTGGGTACGCCATAGTCGCCATGATCGCAAGGGGTCTGATGCTTGGGCCAGACCAGCCGGTGGTTCTCCACATGCTGGACATCCCTAAATCGGCGGAAACCCTGAACGGCGTCAGGATGGAGCTGATCGATGCCGCGTTGCCTCTTCTCAGAG GTGTCGTGGCAACGAGCGACGAGGCCGAAGCGTTCCGAGGCGTCAACTTCGCCGTCCTGATCGGCGGATGGCCGAGGAAAGAAGGGATGCAGAGGAAAGACCTGATCGCCAAGAACGTCCCCATCTACCAGTCCCAGGCCTCTGCGCTGCAGCAGCACGCTGCCCCAGACTGCAAG GTTCTTGTCGTGGCTAACCCTGCGAACACGAACGCGCTCGTGCTGAAGGAGTTCGCGCCCGCGGTGCCCGCCAAGAACATCACCTGCCTCACGCGGCTCGACCACAACCGCGCCCTGGGTCAGATCTCCGAGAAGCTGGGCGTGCACGTCGGCGACGTCAGGAATGCCATCGTGTGGGGGAACCACTCCTCCACGCAGTTCCCGGACGCCAGCCACGCCACCGCCAGGACCCAGCACGGGGAGATGCCCGTCGTGGAGCTCATCGCCGACGAGAAATG GTTGAAGGAGGAGTTCGTCAGCGTCGTGCAGCAGCGCGGTGAGGCGGTGATCAAGGCGCGCAAGCAGTCGAGCTCGCTGTCCGCCGCCAGCGCGGCCTGCGATCACATGAGAGACTGGATCCTTGGCACCCCGAAG GGCACGTGGGTGTCTATGGGCGTGTACTCTGACGGGAGCTATGGCGTTCCCGAGGGCATCTTCTACTCGTTCCCGGTGACATGCGACAAGGGAGAGTGGTCTATCGTGCAGG GTCTTGAGGTTGATGACTTTGCACGATCCAAGATGGAGCTTTCGGCGAATGAACTGGATGAAGAGAGGTCCATGGCGTACGAGTTCGTCAGCTCTGAAATAGATCAGTAG